Proteins encoded by one window of Halomonas sp. SH5A2:
- a CDS encoding major coat protein yields the protein MTLKTIAQHVKQAATYTRGKVAGGAALMVASAAAHAQTAPTGAEAAFSEVQSAGADMAGYAWPVVASITAALIGIKLFKKFANRAS from the coding sequence ATGACCCTTAAAACCATCGCACAACACGTAAAACAAGCCGCAACTTACACACGCGGCAAAGTCGCTGGCGGTGCTGCCCTTATGGTCGCTTCAGCCGCTGCCCATGCACAAACGGCCCCCACCGGCGCAGAAGCCGCCTTCTCTGAGGTGCAATCTGCCGGTGCGGATATGGCCGGTTACGCCTGGCCGGTGGTTGCCTCCATCACCGCCGCGTTAATCGGCATCAAGCTGTTCAAGAAGTTTGCTAACCGCGCTTCTTAA
- a CDS encoding DNA-binding protein → METSNSPHVPAPQVPVMTVERFSELSGLTPDTVRGQLNQGNLPLIKVGRRRLVNVALFTAECLQSEDWH, encoded by the coding sequence ATGGAAACGAGCAATTCGCCCCACGTCCCCGCACCCCAGGTGCCCGTTATGACGGTCGAGCGTTTCTCCGAGCTATCCGGCCTCACACCCGACACCGTGCGGGGCCAGCTCAACCAGGGAAACCTCCCGCTTATCAAGGTCGGCCGTCGTCGTCTTGTCAACGTCGCGCTCTTTACCGCTGAGTGCCTTCAATCGGAGGACTGGCACTAA
- the secF gene encoding protein translocase subunit SecF encodes MKPLTQRQIDFMGRRKLAFIVAAVLLIVSIGAIFFQQLNLGLDFTGGTLIEVRYAEAPALDTIRQLLQDNGFEDVAVQTFGASSEVLIRLRQAFDPEIGNQVVSLLRGDGASVDLVRAEFVGAQVGDQLRDQSGMGLLVALGVVMLYVALRFQYKFAIGALLALMHDVIIVVGFFAIFQLDFDLTVLAAILAVIGYSLNDTIVVYDRMREEIRMSRIDDMPQIFNDAINATLSRTLATSGTTLLVLIALLLLGGDMIQNFAIALLVGIVVGTFSSIYVSGALLLPLKLSREDLIPPQKETDEEEEELP; translated from the coding sequence ATGAAACCTTTAACACAACGGCAAATCGACTTTATGGGGCGCCGCAAACTGGCGTTCATCGTCGCTGCCGTCCTGCTGATCGTGTCGATTGGCGCGATTTTTTTCCAGCAGCTGAATCTAGGCCTGGACTTCACGGGCGGCACCCTGATTGAAGTGCGCTATGCCGAAGCCCCTGCTCTCGACACGATACGCCAACTGCTGCAAGACAACGGCTTTGAAGACGTCGCCGTACAAACCTTTGGCGCTTCCAGCGAAGTACTGATACGCCTGCGCCAGGCCTTCGACCCAGAAATCGGCAATCAGGTTGTCAGCTTACTGAGAGGCGATGGCGCGAGCGTTGATTTGGTACGCGCCGAATTCGTCGGCGCCCAGGTGGGAGACCAGCTGCGTGACCAAAGCGGTATGGGTCTGCTGGTCGCGCTGGGTGTGGTGATGCTCTACGTGGCGCTTCGCTTCCAATACAAGTTCGCCATTGGTGCACTGCTTGCGTTGATGCATGACGTCATTATCGTGGTCGGTTTTTTCGCCATATTTCAGCTCGATTTCGACCTGACCGTACTGGCGGCGATTCTCGCGGTCATCGGTTACTCGCTTAATGACACCATTGTGGTATACGACCGCATGCGCGAAGAAATCCGTATGTCGCGCATTGACGATATGCCGCAAATTTTCAACGATGCGATCAACGCCACACTTTCGCGGACATTGGCAACCTCAGGCACCACTCTGCTGGTACTCATTGCCCTGTTATTGCTGGGCGGCGACATGATCCAAAACTTCGCTATCGCCCTGCTGGTAGGTATTGTGGTGGGGACATTTTCATCCATCTATGTCTCTGGTGCCCTGCTGCTCCCGCTCAAGCTATCGCGCGAAGACTTGATCCCACCACAGAAAGAAACCGACGAAGAAGAGGAAGAGCTGCCCTAA
- a CDS encoding tail virion protein G7P-2, which produces MDTNELSSLWLLVYCVGLVLTFGIGAINGGQR; this is translated from the coding sequence ATGGACACTAACGAACTTTCCAGTCTGTGGCTCCTGGTTTATTGCGTCGGCCTCGTTCTTACGTTCGGGATCGGCGCGATAAATGGGGGGCAACGATGA
- the yajC gene encoding preprotein translocase subunit YajC has translation MLDFFISPAHAQAGGAGGGIAQIVMLVGFVLIFYFLLWRPQAKRAKQHKQLISNLDKGDEIVIGGGMVGRITKVSDEFLTMEIAEGTEVNVQKNAVATVLPKGTIKSI, from the coding sequence ATGCTGGATTTCTTCATCTCACCAGCCCACGCCCAAGCAGGCGGTGCTGGCGGTGGTATTGCGCAAATCGTGATGCTGGTCGGTTTTGTGCTGATTTTCTACTTCCTGCTTTGGCGCCCCCAGGCCAAGCGCGCGAAGCAGCATAAGCAATTGATCAGCAACCTGGACAAAGGCGATGAAATCGTCATTGGCGGCGGCATGGTAGGCCGTATCACCAAGGTGAGCGATGAGTTTCTGACCATGGAAATCGCCGAAGGCACCGAGGTCAACGTGCAGAAAAACGCCGTTGCCACCGTGCTGCCAAAGGGCACCATCAAGTCCATCTAA
- the tgt gene encoding tRNA guanosine(34) transglycosylase Tgt: MRFERLAEDGRARRGRLHFPRGTVETPAFMPVGTYGTVKGMTPDSVKEIGAEIILGNTFHLWLRPGTEVIEAHGDLHDFAQWDKPILTDSGGFQVFSLGEMRKITEQGVHFRSPVDGSKVFMGPEESMAVQHSLGSDVVMIFDECTPYPATFEEAEKSMELSLRWAKRSRDAHGDSPSALFGIIQGGMHPELRERSLKGLLDIGFDGLAIGGLSVGEPKEEMIKVLDYLPTWMPDDTPRYLMGVGKPEDLVEGVRRGVDMFDCVMPTRNARNGHLFTADGTVKIRNAVHRFDTRPLEEDCDCHTCQHFSRGYLHHLDRCNEMLGSMLNTIHNLRYYQRVMADLRAAIEAGTLTNFVEGFYARRGLSVPPLAN; the protein is encoded by the coding sequence ATGCGCTTTGAGCGCCTGGCCGAGGACGGTCGCGCGCGCCGGGGCCGCCTTCACTTCCCGCGGGGAACGGTAGAAACACCTGCCTTTATGCCGGTGGGCACCTACGGTACGGTCAAGGGCATGACGCCTGACTCCGTCAAAGAGATCGGTGCCGAGATCATCCTGGGCAATACCTTTCATCTATGGCTGCGCCCCGGCACCGAGGTTATCGAAGCCCATGGCGACCTTCATGACTTTGCCCAATGGGACAAGCCGATTTTGACCGATTCCGGCGGTTTTCAGGTGTTCTCGCTGGGCGAGATGCGCAAAATCACCGAGCAGGGCGTGCATTTCCGCTCGCCGGTGGATGGCAGCAAAGTGTTTATGGGCCCGGAAGAGTCCATGGCGGTTCAACACTCGCTGGGGTCCGATGTGGTGATGATCTTCGACGAGTGCACGCCCTACCCGGCGACGTTTGAAGAAGCCGAGAAATCCATGGAGCTGTCGCTGCGCTGGGCCAAACGCTCGCGGGACGCCCACGGCGATTCGCCCTCGGCGCTGTTTGGCATTATCCAGGGCGGCATGCACCCCGAGCTTCGCGAACGCTCGCTGAAAGGGCTGCTCGATATCGGCTTTGATGGATTGGCGATCGGCGGCTTATCCGTCGGCGAGCCCAAAGAAGAAATGATCAAGGTGCTCGACTATCTGCCCACCTGGATGCCTGACGATACGCCCCGTTACCTGATGGGCGTCGGCAAGCCCGAAGACCTGGTGGAAGGCGTACGCCGCGGCGTGGATATGTTCGACTGCGTGATGCCCACGCGCAACGCGCGCAACGGCCACCTGTTTACCGCTGATGGTACCGTCAAGATCCGCAACGCCGTCCATCGCTTTGATACCCGTCCGCTTGAAGAAGACTGCGATTGCCATACCTGCCAGCATTTCTCACGTGGCTACTTGCACCATCTTGACCGCTGCAACGAAATGCTTGGCTCCATGCTCAATACCATCCACAATCTGCGTTACTATCAAAGGGTGATGGCTGATTTGCGCGCGGCAATCGAAGCGGGTACATTGACGAACTTTGTGGAAGGCTTCTATGCACGGCGCGGCCTGTCGGTGCCTCCCCTTGCGAATTAA
- a CDS encoding zonular occludens toxin domain-containing protein: MAVYVVTGKLGAGKTLVAVGKIKDKLVQGCKVATNLDLNLDQLIGEKAKQTRCFRIPDKPVLDDLKSIGTGTEDYDESNNGLLVLDECGTWFNARSWNDKSRQDVINWFLHARKLGWDIIFLIQDLSIMDKQARVALAEHVVYCRRLDRVTVPFVGALYSLFMGKKIPLPKVHLGIVKYGDSPQSLTVERWTYTGRALYPAYDTKQAFSDNYPHGTYSLLPPWYTHGMFRVPRDARFYMKMTRIYWKRFNRPILSLASFALGAFLTVSVLVADRVNARSQDDTPPPAPPELPDLSNTRIASFTQLGDQITYRLIDSDHQSLTTDDLARQGFHIVPVSACLVRVENGVSHAEIRC; encoded by the coding sequence ATGGCTGTCTACGTCGTCACCGGCAAATTGGGCGCCGGTAAAACCCTGGTCGCCGTCGGCAAGATCAAGGACAAACTGGTCCAGGGCTGCAAGGTCGCCACCAACCTGGACTTGAACCTGGATCAGCTGATTGGCGAAAAGGCCAAACAAACCCGTTGTTTTCGTATCCCTGATAAACCGGTTCTTGATGACCTGAAGTCCATCGGCACGGGTACCGAGGATTACGACGAAAGCAACAACGGCCTCTTGGTGCTGGATGAGTGCGGCACCTGGTTCAACGCCCGTTCCTGGAACGATAAAAGCCGCCAGGACGTGATTAATTGGTTCCTGCATGCGCGGAAATTGGGCTGGGATATCATTTTCCTGATCCAGGACCTGTCGATCATGGACAAGCAGGCCCGCGTCGCCCTTGCCGAACACGTGGTCTACTGCCGCCGCCTGGATCGCGTCACCGTCCCCTTTGTCGGCGCGCTTTACTCCCTGTTCATGGGCAAAAAAATACCGCTGCCCAAGGTTCACCTGGGCATCGTCAAATACGGCGACTCACCGCAAAGCCTCACCGTGGAACGCTGGACCTATACCGGCCGCGCGCTCTACCCCGCTTACGACACCAAACAAGCCTTCTCCGACAACTACCCCCACGGCACGTATTCCCTGTTGCCGCCCTGGTACACCCACGGCATGTTCCGCGTGCCTCGGGATGCGAGGTTCTACATGAAGATGACGCGCATCTATTGGAAGCGCTTTAACCGTCCAATTCTTTCCCTGGCGTCGTTTGCCCTGGGCGCGTTCCTTACCGTGTCGGTCCTGGTCGCCGACCGCGTTAACGCTCGCTCTCAGGACGACACGCCACCGCCTGCACCACCTGAACTACCCGACCTTAGCAACACCCGTATCGCCAGCTTTACCCAGCTCGGCGATCAAATTACCTACCGCCTCATTGATAGCGACCACCAGTCCCTAACCACCGACGATCTCGCCCGCCAAGGCTTTCACATCGTCCCCGTTAGCGCCTGCCTTGTTCGCGTAGAAAATGGAGTCTCCCATGCTGAAATTCGCTGCTAA
- a CDS encoding inositol monophosphatase family protein: protein MNPMVQFTLRAARSAVEHFLKVRERIENAHDEFNLDKLLEDTARKAEGTIVQQLERGYPQHGVIGRYTTFKPGQDESEDIVWKIEPLHGYSNLAVAGKGFALSVVCLIKGRPEHAVIIAPFADDEYIASRGRGAQYNGKRMRVSQAKAISATRLAMSLPEAWLRPRLLPAYLTITQQLAPQVDTLVATGSGLLDICELATGRVDSAFVLGLEEQDLQVGSLLLKEAGALMGTPDGQPNVKAESQLLAAGPRLYKSIIKQLAPHV, encoded by the coding sequence ATGAATCCGATGGTCCAATTTACGCTGCGCGCGGCGCGTAGCGCTGTTGAGCATTTTTTGAAGGTGCGCGAGCGCATTGAAAATGCCCACGACGAATTCAACCTCGACAAGCTTCTTGAAGACACGGCGCGTAAAGCCGAGGGAACAATTGTTCAGCAACTGGAGCGTGGTTATCCCCAGCACGGCGTCATCGGTCGCTACACGACCTTCAAGCCCGGGCAGGATGAAAGCGAAGATATCGTCTGGAAAATTGAACCATTGCACGGCTATTCCAACCTGGCCGTGGCGGGTAAGGGCTTTGCACTGTCAGTGGTGTGTTTGATTAAAGGTCGTCCCGAGCATGCGGTGATTATCGCCCCCTTTGCCGACGACGAGTACATCGCCAGCCGTGGCCGCGGTGCCCAGTACAACGGCAAGCGTATGCGGGTTAGCCAAGCCAAGGCGATCAGCGCTACCCGCCTGGCGATGAGCCTTCCCGAAGCGTGGCTGCGCCCCCGTCTGTTACCTGCCTACTTGACCATTACCCAGCAGTTGGCTCCCCAGGTGGATACGCTGGTGGCCACGGGCAGTGGGCTATTGGATATCTGCGAGCTGGCGACGGGTCGCGTTGATAGCGCCTTTGTGCTGGGTCTTGAAGAGCAGGATCTGCAGGTGGGCAGCCTATTGTTGAAAGAAGCCGGTGCATTGATGGGGACCCCGGATGGGCAACCCAACGTAAAAGCCGAAAGCCAGCTGTTAGCCGCTGGGCCGCGTCTGTATAAATCGATTATCAAGCAGCTTGCGCCACACGTTTAA
- a CDS encoding secretin N-terminal domain-containing protein — translation MLKFAANTVAGITLATLSITAHATPVQMQDTDIREFVRWYVEQTDTPLAIHPKATGTLTVYAPDVADHQLDEFFQGVLSSHGYTILPGNPPTVAPSSQASTSQRADSPTDPRDVIASPPTLEKPPEPQATHLFQFDNVRADDISPLITSFLTQQSGDGTPPRVQVLHASNAVLAKGPEKQLTQLQNLVPDIDVSHPQILIQAVIFETTDGDTFDLGVSLGKATGGDVVGGFNTDNLGTSLSGTGGTFGIFDGNVLAFAINALQRDSSSNVLSTPQILTLSGKRGIISIGQNVPFVTGRVTGESADVDNPFQTIERRDVGIRLNVLPVVTASGLVIMDITTSADSLTDSLLASDIITNQRQINTTVQIRSGQTLLLGGLSSQDDRSQVSGVPGLSEVPLAGRLFKNESTSTQRTNLHVLLQATVLPRFDANQRVTDQNATSSVAGLVATRWHQEVETLPVTRLAE, via the coding sequence ATGCTGAAATTCGCTGCTAACACCGTCGCCGGTATCACCCTGGCTACCCTCTCGATCACCGCTCACGCCACGCCTGTGCAGATGCAGGACACCGATATTCGGGAGTTTGTGCGCTGGTACGTCGAACAAACCGATACCCCGCTGGCGATTCACCCCAAGGCCACCGGCACCTTGACCGTCTACGCGCCCGACGTGGCGGATCATCAACTGGATGAGTTCTTCCAGGGCGTCCTCTCAAGCCACGGTTACACCATTCTGCCTGGCAATCCGCCCACTGTGGCCCCCAGCAGCCAAGCGTCAACGTCTCAACGCGCTGACAGTCCGACCGATCCCCGCGACGTGATCGCCTCACCGCCCACGTTAGAAAAACCACCCGAACCCCAGGCCACCCACCTGTTCCAGTTCGATAACGTACGCGCCGACGATATCTCACCACTGATCACCAGCTTTTTGACCCAGCAATCAGGGGACGGTACCCCGCCGCGTGTTCAAGTGCTGCACGCCTCCAATGCGGTATTGGCGAAGGGCCCAGAGAAGCAACTGACCCAGCTGCAAAACCTAGTGCCCGATATCGACGTGTCACACCCCCAAATCTTGATCCAGGCGGTGATTTTCGAAACCACGGACGGCGACACCTTTGATTTAGGCGTCTCGCTGGGCAAGGCCACGGGTGGCGATGTGGTAGGCGGCTTTAATACCGATAACCTGGGCACCTCATTAAGTGGTACCGGCGGCACCTTCGGCATTTTCGACGGCAACGTATTAGCGTTTGCCATTAATGCCTTGCAGCGTGATTCAAGCTCTAACGTGTTATCCACACCGCAAATTCTGACCCTCTCCGGCAAGCGCGGCATTATTTCCATCGGCCAGAATGTCCCGTTCGTCACCGGCCGCGTAACGGGCGAATCCGCCGACGTGGATAATCCCTTCCAGACCATCGAGCGCCGTGATGTGGGTATCCGTCTGAACGTGCTGCCTGTCGTCACTGCCTCGGGTCTGGTGATCATGGATATCACCACGTCAGCCGATTCGCTTACCGATTCCCTGTTAGCCTCTGATATCATTACCAATCAACGGCAAATCAATACCACCGTTCAAATCCGTTCCGGCCAAACCCTCTTACTAGGCGGCCTATCGTCACAGGACGACAGATCACAGGTCTCCGGCGTTCCAGGCTTATCAGAGGTACCCCTCGCTGGACGGTTGTTTAAGAACGAATCCACCAGCACCCAACGCACCAATCTCCATGTGCTGTTACAGGCAACGGTGCTCCCTCGTTTTGATGCGAATCAGCGCGTCACCGACCAAAACGCCACTTCATCCGTGGCCGGTCTTGTGGCAACTCGCTGGCATCAAGAGGTCGAGACCCTCCCTGTAACACGTCTCGCAGAGTGA
- the queA gene encoding tRNA preQ1(34) S-adenosylmethionine ribosyltransferase-isomerase QueA: MQRADFHFELPDELIARYPSEQRSDCRLLCVDGQSGALDHRRFPDLLELLEPGDLLVFNDTRVIPARLHGQKASGGKVEMLLERPLDAHRGLVHIRSSKSPKPGTELIFEGDIHAVVEGRRDALFELRFLGDTPMIALLEKHGHMPLPPYITREDELSDRERYQTVYARRDGAVAAPTAGLHFDQPLLDALAEKGINSAFVTLHVGAGTFQPVRVDNIHEHHMHSEWIEVTENTCQQVRATQAAGKRVIAVGTTSVRCLESACLKSPDNQIAPFSGDTDIFIYPGYEWRCVDALITNFHLPESTLLMLVSAFAGYDNIMHAYQAAVDERYAFFSYGDAMLLTR, encoded by the coding sequence ATGCAGCGTGCGGATTTTCACTTTGAGCTACCCGACGAGCTTATCGCCCGTTACCCGTCTGAACAGCGTAGCGACTGCCGTTTGCTGTGCGTAGATGGCCAGAGCGGTGCGCTCGATCACCGCCGTTTTCCCGATTTGCTTGAGCTCCTCGAGCCCGGCGACCTGCTCGTATTCAACGATACCCGGGTGATCCCGGCGCGCCTGCACGGCCAGAAGGCCAGCGGCGGCAAGGTGGAAATGCTGCTTGAGCGACCGTTGGATGCGCACCGTGGCCTGGTGCATATCCGTTCGAGCAAGTCACCCAAGCCCGGCACCGAGCTGATCTTTGAAGGCGATATTCACGCCGTCGTTGAAGGCCGCCGCGATGCGTTGTTCGAACTGCGCTTTTTAGGCGATACGCCAATGATTGCGCTACTGGAAAAGCACGGCCATATGCCGCTGCCACCCTACATTACCCGGGAAGACGAGCTAAGCGACCGCGAACGCTATCAAACCGTTTATGCCCGGCGCGATGGCGCGGTGGCAGCGCCTACGGCTGGCCTGCACTTCGATCAGCCACTGCTCGATGCGCTGGCGGAAAAAGGTATCAACAGCGCCTTTGTGACCTTGCACGTCGGCGCTGGCACCTTCCAGCCGGTGCGTGTGGACAACATTCATGAACACCATATGCATAGCGAGTGGATTGAGGTGACAGAAAACACCTGCCAGCAGGTGCGCGCCACACAGGCAGCGGGCAAGCGGGTGATTGCGGTGGGCACGACCAGCGTGCGCTGCCTGGAGAGCGCCTGCCTCAAGAGCCCAGACAACCAGATTGCCCCGTTCAGTGGCGATACCGATATCTTCATCTACCCGGGCTATGAGTGGCGCTGCGTGGATGCGCTGATCACCAATTTTCACCTGCCCGAATCAACACTGTTAATGCTGGTCTCGGCATTCGCAGGTTACGATAACATCATGCACGCCTATCAAGCGGCGGTTGACGAGCGCTATGCCTTTTTCAGTTATGGCGATGCCATGCTGCTGACCCGCTAA
- the secD gene encoding protein translocase subunit SecD, translated as MLNRYPLWKYLLILAVLVAGLIYALPNLFPEDPAVQISSAETGETLDESEIERVESALNEADIAIKSIEQTNQQWLIRLSDSDDQLRTKEIASDLLGDDATVALNLAEATPGWLQAFSASPMTLGLDLRGGVHFLLEVDMEAALTQRLEVNASAVREMLRSERIRYRNTEIDERSLSIDFAGEEDRDEARRMISREFPDFEYSSEEEGRAARLVMSLTDDLVNEIQDYAINQNLTTLRNRVNELGVAEPLVQRQGPNRIVVELPGVQDTVAAKRVVGATANLEFRLEARPDAPDNETESFSFRNQPSRSADLMRDVIVTGDSVSNASRSFDENGRPQVNIDLDGTGGTLMNRATRSNIGRNMAVLFIEHKTEDRTVIEDGEETTVREPYVERGLISLATIQSALGNSFRITGLESPTEAAELALLLRSGSLAAPIYFVQERTIGPSLGADNIERGLLSVQIGLLLVALFMLVRYKVFGIFANIALALNLTLLVAVMSMLGATLTLPGIAGIVLTLGMAVDANVLIFERIREELRNGMSVHQAIYSGYERAFTSIVDANITTLLVAVILFSIGTGPVKGFAVTLSIGILTSMFTALLVTRAMVNLTYGSKPVKKLWI; from the coding sequence ATGCTCAACCGTTACCCCCTGTGGAAGTATCTATTGATACTGGCCGTTTTAGTGGCCGGCCTTATCTACGCACTTCCCAACCTGTTTCCTGAAGATCCCGCTGTCCAAATCAGTAGCGCCGAAACCGGCGAAACGCTGGATGAAAGCGAAATTGAGCGTGTCGAAAGCGCCCTCAATGAAGCCGACATCGCAATCAAGTCCATCGAACAAACCAACCAGCAGTGGCTGATTCGCCTGTCTGATTCTGATGATCAGCTGCGTACCAAGGAAATCGCCAGTGACCTACTGGGTGATGACGCCACGGTGGCGCTTAACCTTGCCGAAGCCACCCCCGGCTGGCTGCAGGCATTTTCTGCCTCGCCAATGACGCTTGGCCTCGACTTGCGCGGCGGCGTTCACTTCCTGCTGGAAGTGGACATGGAAGCGGCCCTAACCCAGCGGCTGGAAGTTAACGCCAGCGCCGTCCGCGAAATGCTGCGTAGCGAGCGCATTCGCTATCGCAACACCGAGATAGACGAGCGCAGCCTGTCGATTGACTTCGCAGGCGAAGAAGATCGCGATGAAGCGCGCCGCATGATCAGCCGCGAATTCCCCGACTTTGAATACAGTAGCGAAGAAGAAGGCCGCGCAGCGCGTCTGGTGATGTCACTGACCGACGACTTGGTTAATGAAATACAGGACTACGCGATCAATCAAAACCTGACCACGCTGCGTAACCGGGTGAACGAGCTAGGCGTCGCGGAGCCATTGGTGCAACGCCAAGGGCCCAACCGAATCGTGGTCGAACTACCCGGCGTACAGGATACCGTGGCCGCCAAGCGCGTCGTGGGCGCGACAGCAAACCTGGAGTTCCGCCTGGAGGCGCGCCCTGACGCACCCGACAACGAAACGGAAAGCTTCAGCTTCCGTAATCAACCATCACGTTCAGCCGATCTGATGCGCGACGTCATCGTCACCGGCGACAGCGTTTCAAACGCCAGCCGCAGCTTTGACGAAAACGGACGTCCACAGGTCAACATCGACCTGGATGGCACCGGCGGCACCCTGATGAACCGCGCCACGCGCAGTAATATCGGGCGCAACATGGCGGTGCTGTTCATCGAGCACAAAACCGAAGATCGCACGGTGATAGAAGATGGTGAAGAGACCACGGTTCGCGAACCCTACGTTGAACGTGGACTGATCAGTCTGGCGACGATTCAGAGCGCGTTGGGTAACAGCTTCCGCATTACCGGCCTTGAGTCGCCCACCGAAGCCGCTGAGCTTGCCCTGCTGCTGCGTTCGGGGTCGCTTGCCGCCCCCATCTACTTCGTGCAGGAACGCACTATCGGGCCAAGCCTGGGGGCCGACAACATCGAGCGCGGACTGCTTTCGGTGCAAATTGGGCTACTGCTAGTCGCGCTGTTTATGCTGGTGCGTTACAAGGTGTTTGGCATTTTCGCCAACATTGCCCTGGCGCTTAACCTGACGCTGCTGGTGGCGGTCATGTCGATGCTGGGAGCGACGCTGACGCTTCCAGGGATCGCCGGCATCGTGCTCACGTTGGGCATGGCGGTGGACGCCAACGTACTGATATTCGAGCGAATACGCGAAGAATTGCGCAATGGCATGTCGGTTCACCAGGCGATCTACTCGGGTTACGAGCGGGCATTCACCTCGATCGTCGACGCCAACATCACCACGCTGCTGGTCGCAGTCATTCTTTTCTCGATTGGCACCGGGCCGGTCAAAGGCTTCGCCGTCACCCTGTCTATCGGTATTTTGACCTCGATGTTTACCGCACTGTTGGTGACGCGCGCCATGGTCAACCTGACCTACGGCAGCAAGCCCGTCAAAAAGCTGTGGATCTAA
- a CDS encoding DUF5455 family protein, whose amino-acid sequence MALPALLGMGAIIGFFSRVLEWFITRIAARFTNRLAGMLVWTTLYITLLVALGGTLAAIINGLSATLPSELAQGIGAIKPNNFEACMAAIYSSKIAVWVFQQKKQLIDWEQGRPVL is encoded by the coding sequence ATGGCTTTGCCTGCATTACTTGGCATGGGCGCGATTATCGGCTTTTTCTCCCGCGTCCTGGAATGGTTCATCACCCGCATCGCCGCCCGCTTTACCAACCGCCTCGCGGGCATGCTGGTCTGGACAACGCTGTATATCACGCTCCTGGTCGCCCTGGGGGGAACCCTGGCCGCGATTATCAACGGTCTGAGCGCGACCCTCCCGTCAGAGCTTGCCCAGGGCATCGGCGCGATAAAACCCAACAACTTTGAAGCCTGCATGGCCGCGATTTATAGCAGCAAGATCGCCGTGTGGGTCTTCCAGCAGAAAAAGCAGCTGATCGACTGGGAGCAAGGGAGGCCCGTTCTCTAA
- a CDS encoding phage integrase, with protein sequence MTIKKVKNGWQVDVRPNGVGGKRVRKTLPSQAKAKRFESYVLGQAAIGEPYEPKKRDKRRLKDLIQLWYNYHGVSLKDGNRRYSQLNALADMMGNPLATTITPADATQLRQKRLEAGITPNTVNHDQAHLRAVFNKLIKLDEWSDGNPFAKVQPLRLNEKELSYLTPEDISALFEALDDSNNPDVRLITHLCLVTGARWSEAQYLRAEMLRNGRVTFTGTKNGRNRTIPLPQDLYQALLAHGPRIGRLFPNPAYKAFSTAILKAGIVLPTGQRTHVLRHTFASHFMMNGGDVLTLQKILGHQTIAMTMRYAHLSPDHLADAIKYAPKITVDKKWTQENLQEGKAGISDTKKGT encoded by the coding sequence ATGACCATTAAGAAAGTCAAAAACGGCTGGCAGGTCGATGTTCGCCCCAATGGCGTTGGAGGGAAACGGGTTCGCAAAACTCTGCCTTCACAAGCCAAGGCCAAACGTTTTGAAAGCTATGTGCTTGGCCAAGCGGCGATTGGTGAACCTTACGAGCCCAAAAAGCGCGACAAACGCCGCCTGAAAGATTTGATTCAGCTTTGGTATAACTACCACGGTGTTTCACTCAAAGATGGTAACCGTCGTTACTCTCAGCTGAATGCACTGGCCGATATGATGGGCAACCCGCTTGCTACCACGATCACCCCTGCAGACGCGACACAGCTTCGGCAAAAGCGCCTTGAAGCGGGTATTACCCCAAACACCGTCAATCACGACCAGGCACACTTACGGGCCGTATTTAATAAGCTCATCAAGCTGGACGAGTGGAGCGACGGAAACCCCTTCGCCAAAGTCCAACCCCTTCGCTTGAATGAGAAGGAACTCTCGTACCTCACCCCCGAGGATATCAGTGCCCTTTTCGAAGCCCTCGACGACTCAAATAACCCCGATGTACGGCTTATCACTCACTTGTGCCTGGTAACGGGAGCTCGATGGAGCGAAGCTCAATACTTGCGAGCTGAGATGCTACGTAATGGCCGTGTCACTTTCACCGGTACCAAAAACGGCAGAAATAGAACCATCCCGCTTCCCCAAGATCTCTATCAAGCGCTATTAGCTCACGGCCCCAGGATTGGAAGACTTTTTCCAAACCCAGCCTACAAAGCGTTTTCCACAGCCATTTTAAAAGCAGGCATCGTGTTACCCACAGGCCAACGTACCCATGTTTTACGCCACACGTTTGCCTCTCATTTCATGATGAACGGCGGGGATGTGCTGACGTTACAAAAGATCCTGGGGCACCAGACCATTGCCATGACAATGCGTTATGCCCACCTGTCACCCGACCACCTAGCCGACGCGATTAAGTACGCGCCGAAAATCACGGTGGACAAAAAGTGGACACAAGAGAATTTACAGGAAGGAAAAGCAGGAATTTCAGACACAAAAAAAGGCACTTAA